Proteins encoded together in one Aptenodytes patagonicus unplaced genomic scaffold, bAptPat1.pri.cur scaffold_71, whole genome shotgun sequence window:
- the LOC143173380 gene encoding uncharacterized protein LOC143173380: protein MALGHGLQLHFPSSESPPHKSPLGDKQGSCKGGITSGRCQSLTLQPLPSLLLQGVRIPTLGSFDAVPQWIQAGNEAVIIQRPVFRLARNLAVVHNLMDDKDYLPGDKELEPLKYAKVATDASVSRRKVEGCILGVTSLLSHCLGKGANVALVLRNVGVLLIEGRRVEMKFYYDFLETLSGKENLAKAVFKVPWLLDMLVSRVAPAASLSVSGRVILFPEFETELVAEPLPRPLLKTSRRVPGGDKQMRREGLPHLGQGTKVGFPGFPFPASPSSRNDEIPPFWEIRGKRRRRRSSRVRQWRVIPGGSPGKKQPATGQPKGKPAPTGRAPRQSRAQAAELQSYGGGGGGGGLAEKILAEIATTQTAKAKPSHAQEVATFVTPVIAVLSVTSSEASLREEPAYEVLGQPLLRPRWRKL from the exons ATGGCCCTGGGGCATGGCCTGCAGTTacacttcccctcctcagaaaGCCCACCCCATAAGTCCCCGCTGGGGGACAAGCAGGGCTCGTGCAAGGGTGGTATCACCTCCGGCAGGTG ccagtccctcactctgcagcccttgccttctctcctgctccagggagtccgAATTCCAACCCTCGGCTCCTTCGACGCTGTCCCCCAGTGGATCCAGGCTGGGAACGAGGCCGTGATTATCCAGAGGCCCGTCTTTCGCCTGGCCAGGAACCTGGCGGTTGTCCACAACCTGATGGACGACAAGGACTACCTGCCCG GCGataaggagctggagcctctgaaatACGCCAAGGTGGCCACGGACGCCTCTGTGTCCCGGCGAaaagtggagggctgcatcctaggcgtcacgtccctcctctctcactgcctggggaagggggcgaACGTTGCCCTCGTCCTGAGGAACGTTGGGGTGCTCCTCATCGAAGGCAGGAGAGTGGAAATGAAATTCTACTATGACTTCCTGGAGACCTTGTCTGGGAAGGAGAACCTggcaaaagctgttttcaag GTCCCCTGGCTGCTGGACATGCTGGTGTCCCGGGTGGCACCCGCGGCCTCACTGAGTGTTTCCGGCCGCGTCATCCTCTTTCCCGA GTTTGAAACGGAGCTTGTGGCCGAGCCGCTGCCCAGGCCTCTTCTCAAGACCTCGAGGCGAGTCCCCGGCGGGGACAAGCAGATGAGAAGGGAGGGTTTGCCACATCTCGGGCAAGGCACGAAAG tgggattccctggttttccctttccagctaGTCCAAGCTCGAGAAATGATGAGATACCACCGTTCTGGGAAatcagggggaagaggaggaggaggagaagctctcGGGTCAG GCAGTGGCGGGTCATCCCAGGCGGTTcccctggaaaaaagcagcctgcCACCGGCCAACCCAAGGGCAAACCCGCGCCCACCGGCCGAGCACCAAGGCAGAGCCGAGCGCAGGCAGCAGAACTTCAGAgctatggaggaggaggaggaggaggaggactagcGGAGAAAATCCTCGCTGAAATCGCCACGACGCAGACGGCGAAAGCCAAGCCCTCCCACGCTCAGGAAGTGGCGACCTTCGTAACACCCGTAATAGCTGTCTTATCGGTAACGAGCTCTGAGGCCAGCCTGCGCGAGGAGCCCGCCTACGAGGTTCTCGGGCAGCCGCTGCTGAGACCAAGATGGAGAAAACTGTGA
- the LOC143173394 gene encoding sucrase-isomaltase, intestinal-like yields the protein MHEANAHGSTVVRPLLHEFVRDKTTWEIHRQFLWGPALLVSPALDQGAVAVKAYLPNARWYDYHTGEYLGFRGQFRNLPSPLEDINLHIRGGYILPQQSPANTTFYSRRNPLALTVALNDSQLAAGQLYWDDGVRIDAYEERVYLLTSFTANRELDVNC from the exons ATGCACGAAGCCAACGCTCACGGCAGCACCGTCGTCCGCCCTCTGCTCCACGA GTTTGTGAGAGACAAAACGACATGGGAAATACACAGGCAATTTCTGTGGGGACcggcactgctcgtcagccccgCGCTGGACCAG GGTGCTGTAGCGGTGAAGGCTTACCTGCCGAATGCCCGCTGGTATGATTACCACAca GGTGAGTACCTTGGCTTTAGGGGACAATTCAGAAATTTACCATCTCCTTTGGAAGATATCAACCTCCATATCCGAGGCGGCTACATCCTCCCTCAGCAAAGCCCTGCTAATACTACATTTTACAG cCGAAGAAACCCGTTGGCGCTCACCGTTGCTTTGAATGACAGTCAGCTTGCAGCAGGTCAGCTTTACTGGGATGACGGGGTGCGCATTG atgcGTATGAAGAGCGTGTATATCTGCTGACCTCATTTACTGCTAATCGG